From a single Micromonospora carbonacea genomic region:
- a CDS encoding carbohydrate ABC transporter permease has protein sequence MAVPAQLPARRARRVIARREARWGLLFVLPAFLLFLAFRFGPAIAGLVLGFMDYTIGGDAEWTGLDNARRLVDDPVFWQALRVTAGYTVLYVPLTVAASVGLALLVRRGFRGVGLFRSVFFLPVVTSLVLVATIFSWVFSSDGPWSRILGWVGLPDDSWLASSTLVLPALALVGVWSHFGYGMLIVLARLQDLPREQEEAALTDGAGPWQRFRWIVLPQLKPVLFFLLVIETTASFQVFDLVYAMTGGGPARASYTLVMALYDQGFKYFDLGYASAIGVALFVMTLVVALIQRLTLGRDK, from the coding sequence ATGGCCGTACCTGCTCAGCTGCCGGCCCGCAGAGCCCGGCGGGTGATCGCCCGGCGCGAGGCACGATGGGGTCTGCTCTTCGTCCTCCCCGCGTTCCTGCTGTTCCTGGCGTTCCGCTTCGGCCCGGCGATCGCCGGCCTGGTGCTCGGCTTCATGGACTACACGATCGGCGGCGACGCCGAATGGACCGGCCTCGACAACGCCCGGCGGCTGGTCGACGACCCGGTCTTCTGGCAGGCGCTGCGGGTCACCGCCGGCTACACCGTGCTGTACGTGCCGCTGACCGTCGCCGCGTCGGTCGGGCTGGCGCTGCTGGTCCGGCGCGGCTTCCGCGGCGTCGGCCTGTTCCGGTCGGTGTTCTTCCTGCCGGTGGTCACCAGCCTGGTGCTGGTCGCCACGATCTTCTCCTGGGTGTTCTCCTCCGACGGCCCGTGGTCGCGGATCCTCGGCTGGGTCGGCCTGCCCGACGACTCCTGGCTGGCCTCCAGCACGCTGGTGCTGCCGGCGCTCGCCCTGGTCGGCGTCTGGTCGCACTTCGGCTACGGCATGCTGATCGTGCTGGCCCGCCTCCAGGACCTGCCCCGCGAGCAGGAGGAGGCCGCGCTCACCGACGGCGCCGGCCCGTGGCAGCGGTTCCGCTGGATCGTGCTGCCCCAGCTCAAGCCCGTGCTGTTCTTCCTGCTGGTGATCGAGACGACCGCCTCGTTCCAGGTCTTCGACCTGGTGTACGCGATGACCGGCGGGGGCCCCGCCCGCGCCAGCTACACCCTCGTCATGGCCCTGTACGACCAGGGCTTCAAGTACTTCGACCTCGGCTACGCCAGCGCGATCGGGGTGGCCCTGTTCGTGATGACGCTGGTCGTCGCGCTGATCCAGCGGCTGACCCTCGGGAGGGACAAGTGA
- a CDS encoding carbohydrate ABC transporter permease, which translates to MTATTTAPAPTPAPPPRRRRRSYRALQPGPGGVVLRYVLLAVASVVTLFPFYAMVVLSLKPAAAVEFPGSLLPWPIEFDAYATVLDSRDILRWLLNTTIYSVVSVVAVLLLAAMAGYAFAKKRFPGRETMFWSFLAMVMVPYHVTLIPTFILIAKVGGVDTYWGLILPTLANAQAVFLMRQFIQGLPDELFEAAKIDGASEWRMFVRIVLPLCKPILATLGVFVFLWHWNDLLWPLIIGQSGDMRTLTVGIASLQKEQVPLNVMLAGSVVAFVPIFAAYLVGQRYFTEGVTMSGIKG; encoded by the coding sequence GTGACCGCCACGACCACCGCCCCCGCGCCCACCCCGGCGCCCCCGCCGCGCCGCCGGCGGCGCTCGTACCGGGCCCTGCAACCCGGGCCCGGCGGCGTCGTGCTGCGCTACGTGCTGCTCGCCGTGGCCAGCGTGGTCACGCTGTTCCCGTTCTACGCGATGGTGGTGCTGAGCCTCAAGCCCGCCGCCGCCGTCGAGTTCCCCGGCAGCCTGCTGCCCTGGCCGATCGAGTTCGACGCGTACGCGACGGTGCTCGACTCGCGGGACATCCTGCGGTGGCTGCTGAACACCACCATCTACTCGGTGGTCAGCGTCGTCGCGGTGCTGCTGCTGGCCGCCATGGCCGGGTACGCGTTCGCGAAGAAGCGCTTCCCCGGCCGGGAGACCATGTTCTGGTCGTTCCTGGCGATGGTGATGGTCCCGTACCACGTCACCCTCATCCCCACCTTCATCCTCATCGCCAAGGTCGGCGGGGTCGACACGTACTGGGGGCTGATCCTGCCCACCCTGGCGAACGCGCAGGCGGTGTTCCTGATGCGGCAGTTCATCCAGGGCCTGCCCGACGAGCTCTTCGAGGCGGCAAAGATCGACGGCGCGTCCGAGTGGCGGATGTTCGTGCGGATCGTGCTGCCGCTGTGCAAGCCGATCCTGGCCACCCTCGGCGTGTTCGTCTTCCTGTGGCACTGGAACGACCTGCTCTGGCCGCTGATCATCGGGCAGAGCGGGGACATGCGCACCCTCACCGTCGGCATCGCCTCCCTCCAGAAGGAGCAGGTGCCGCTCAACGTCATGCTCGCCGGCTCGGTCGTCGCATTCGTGCCGATCTTCGCCGCCTACCTCGTGGGCCAGCGGTACTTCACCGAGGGCGTCACGATGTCCGGAATCAAGGGATGA
- a CDS encoding NAD-dependent epimerase/dehydratase family protein: MFTSQSELEERLARPSAALVADLAGGAGDLVVLGAGGKMGPSLCRLARRGLDAAGRTGDRVYAVSRWSDRATAAALAADGVEPVAFDLLGDGDLAGLPDAADVVFMVGAKFGTASAPYLAWVVNAVLPAAVARRYPAARIAAFSTGNVYPMVPVGTGGCVETDPTGPLGDYAMSCLGREQVFAHAAATRDTPVAVLRLNYAVDLRYGVLADIGHAVLAGEPVDVTTGHVNVVWQGYANEVALRALGHASTDVFTLNLTGPETAPVRRIAARMGERLGRPVGYTGEEASTALLNDATRCHALFGYPDVALGTLIDWQADWLAAGLPTSGKPTRFAVRDGRF, encoded by the coding sequence GTGTTCACTAGTCAGTCCGAGTTGGAGGAGCGGCTCGCCCGGCCCTCGGCGGCGCTCGTCGCCGACCTGGCCGGCGGCGCCGGCGACCTGGTGGTCCTCGGCGCCGGGGGCAAGATGGGTCCGTCGCTGTGCCGGCTGGCCCGCCGGGGGCTCGACGCCGCCGGCCGCACCGGCGACCGGGTGTACGCCGTGTCGCGCTGGTCGGACCGGGCGACCGCCGCCGCGCTGGCCGCCGACGGGGTGGAGCCGGTCGCGTTCGACCTGCTCGGCGACGGCGACCTGGCCGGGCTGCCCGACGCCGCCGACGTGGTGTTCATGGTGGGCGCGAAGTTCGGCACCGCCAGCGCCCCCTACCTGGCCTGGGTGGTCAACGCGGTGCTGCCCGCGGCGGTGGCCCGGCGTTACCCGGCGGCCCGGATCGCCGCCTTCTCCACCGGCAACGTCTACCCGATGGTGCCGGTGGGCACCGGCGGCTGCGTGGAGACCGACCCGACCGGGCCGCTCGGCGACTACGCGATGAGCTGCCTCGGCCGCGAGCAGGTGTTCGCGCACGCCGCCGCCACGCGGGACACCCCGGTCGCGGTGCTGCGGCTCAACTACGCGGTCGACCTGCGCTACGGGGTGCTCGCCGACATCGGCCACGCGGTGCTCGCCGGGGAGCCGGTCGACGTCACCACCGGCCACGTCAACGTGGTCTGGCAGGGCTACGCCAACGAGGTGGCGCTGCGCGCGCTCGGGCACGCCAGCACCGACGTGTTCACCCTGAACCTGACCGGCCCGGAGACCGCCCCGGTGCGCCGGATCGCCGCCCGGATGGGCGAGCGCCTCGGCCGGCCGGTCGGCTACACCGGCGAGGAGGCGTCGACCGCACTGCTCAACGACGCCACTCGCTGCCACGCGCTGTTCGGCTACCCGGACGTCGCGCTGGGCACCCTGATCGACTGGCAGGCCGACTGGCTGGCCGCCGGCCTGCCCACCTCGGGCAAGCCCACCAGGTTCGCCGTCCGCGACGGGAGGTTCTGA
- a CDS encoding dihydrodipicolinate synthase family protein: MSLDLLRAGTVIPAHPLALTADRRLDERRQRALTRYYLAAGAGGLAVGVHTTQFTIRQAGLLRPVLALAAETVDAEAGRPVVKVAGACGDTAQAVAEAELAAGLGYHAVLLSPVVPGADEAYLLRRARAVGEVLPVVGFYLQPAIGGPRLSPAFWRAFADLPSVVAVKLAPFDRYRTLEAVRGIAAADRGAEVALYTGNDDHIVGDLLGEFAGRRFAGGLLGQWAVWTRAAVGLFARARAARDGDAAALAELTRRSAAVTDANAAVFDAANGFHGCIAGVHEVLRRQGLLDGVWCLDPAEGLSPGQAEELTRVSAAYPWLTDDDFVAEHRDGWLR, encoded by the coding sequence GTGTCCCTGGACCTGCTGCGCGCGGGGACCGTCATCCCCGCGCACCCGCTCGCGCTGACCGCCGACCGCCGCCTCGACGAGCGGCGGCAGCGCGCGCTGACCCGCTACTACCTGGCCGCCGGGGCCGGTGGCCTCGCCGTCGGCGTGCACACCACCCAGTTCACGATCCGGCAGGCCGGCCTGCTGCGGCCGGTGCTCGCCCTGGCCGCCGAGACCGTCGACGCCGAGGCCGGGCGGCCCGTGGTGAAGGTCGCCGGGGCGTGCGGTGACACCGCCCAGGCCGTCGCCGAGGCCGAACTCGCCGCCGGCCTCGGCTACCACGCCGTGCTGCTGTCCCCCGTCGTGCCGGGGGCCGACGAGGCGTACCTGCTCCGGCGCGCCCGGGCGGTCGGCGAGGTGCTGCCGGTCGTCGGCTTCTACCTCCAGCCGGCCATCGGCGGGCCGCGTCTGTCCCCGGCCTTCTGGCGCGCGTTCGCCGACCTGCCGTCGGTCGTCGCGGTGAAGCTGGCCCCGTTCGACCGGTACCGCACCCTGGAGGCGGTACGCGGGATCGCCGCCGCCGACCGGGGCGCGGAGGTGGCCCTCTACACCGGCAACGACGACCACATCGTCGGTGACCTGCTCGGCGAGTTCGCCGGCCGCCGGTTCGCCGGCGGGCTGCTCGGCCAGTGGGCGGTGTGGACCCGCGCCGCCGTCGGGCTGTTCGCGCGGGCCCGCGCGGCCCGGGACGGCGACGCGGCGGCGCTGGCGGAGCTGACCCGCCGGAGCGCGGCGGTCACCGACGCGAACGCGGCGGTGTTCGACGCCGCCAACGGCTTCCACGGCTGCATCGCCGGGGTGCACGAGGTGCTGCGCCGGCAGGGGCTGCTCGACGGGGTGTGGTGCCTCGACCCGGCCGAGGGGCTGTCGCCCGGCCAGGCGGAGGAGCTGACCCGGGTGAGCGCCGCCTACCCGTGGCTGACCGACGACGACTTCGTCGCGGAGCACCGCGATGGCTGGCTCCGGTGA
- a CDS encoding hydroxyacid dehydrogenase, with amino-acid sequence MAGSGEQRAAAGPAGGPAVTPPTGARRPVTVVSVPAALRAQFFPDRVGDRLAAATDATLVDDHAALTGVDLASVLARAEVLVTSWGVPRLDAALLDRAPALRLVAHTGASVKPFVTAELFARGVAVTQAGQGMARSVAEVALTFTLALLHQTPRFDHALHAGAGWHRAEQAPPRHEILGCPVGVVGASRTGRAYLELVRALGAEVSVCDPTLTPADAARLGARLVGLDELLAGSRIVALHAPTLPETRHLLGARELALLPDGAGLVNTARSWLVDEAALVAELTRGRIDAALDVFDEEPLPTGHPLRGLPNVLLTPHQAAGTVQGRRRQGEIVVDEIVRYASGRPLAHAVTPELLTRTG; translated from the coding sequence ATGGCTGGCTCCGGTGAGCAGCGGGCAGCCGCCGGGCCGGCAGGCGGCCCGGCGGTGACCCCGCCCACCGGCGCGCGCCGCCCGGTCACCGTGGTCAGCGTGCCCGCCGCGCTGCGGGCCCAGTTCTTCCCCGACCGGGTCGGCGACCGGCTGGCCGCGGCCACCGACGCCACCCTCGTCGACGACCACGCGGCGCTCACCGGCGTCGACCTGGCGTCGGTGCTGGCCCGGGCCGAGGTGCTGGTCACCTCCTGGGGTGTGCCACGGCTCGACGCGGCCCTGCTCGACCGGGCCCCGGCGCTGCGGCTGGTCGCGCACACCGGGGCGTCGGTCAAGCCGTTCGTGACCGCCGAGCTGTTCGCCCGCGGCGTCGCGGTCACCCAGGCCGGGCAGGGCATGGCCCGGTCGGTGGCCGAGGTCGCCCTCACGTTCACCCTGGCCCTGCTGCACCAGACGCCCCGCTTCGACCACGCCCTGCACGCGGGCGCCGGGTGGCACCGGGCGGAGCAGGCGCCGCCCCGGCACGAGATCCTCGGCTGCCCGGTCGGCGTCGTCGGCGCGTCCCGCACCGGGCGGGCGTACCTGGAACTGGTCCGTGCCCTCGGCGCGGAGGTCAGCGTCTGCGACCCGACCCTGACCCCGGCGGACGCCGCCCGGCTCGGCGCCCGGCTGGTCGGCCTGGACGAGCTGCTCGCCGGCAGCCGCATCGTCGCGCTGCACGCGCCGACCCTGCCGGAGACCCGGCACCTGCTCGGCGCCCGCGAGCTGGCGCTGCTGCCCGACGGCGCCGGGCTGGTCAACACCGCCCGGTCCTGGCTGGTCGACGAGGCGGCGCTCGTCGCGGAGCTGACCCGCGGCCGGATCGACGCCGCCCTGGACGTCTTCGACGAGGAGCCGCTGCCCACCGGCCATCCCCTGCGGGGGCTGCCCAACGTGCTGCTCACCCCGCACCAGGCCGCCGGCACCGTGCAGGGCCGCCGGCGGCAGGGCGAGATCGTCGTCGACGAGATCGTCCGGTACGCCAGTGGGCGGCCCCTCGCCCACGCGGTCACGCCCGAGCTGCTCACCCGGACCGGCTGA
- a CDS encoding fumarylacetoacetate hydrolase family protein, translating to MRIGPVGAERPVLFDGTDHFDLSGVTADIDAAFLAGDPVARVRAAGPLPRLDVTGERVGAPIARPGAVLCIGQNYAAHAAESGVAPPERPILFHKPPNTVVGPHDRVLIPRGSTRTDWEVELAVVIGKPARYLDSPAEALDHVAGYAVANDVSERDYQFADPGGQWATGKSCETFNPLGPWLVTPDEVGDPQALRLRSWVNGAPRQDSRTADMIFDVAYLIWHLSQFTVLEPGDLVNTGTPQGVALSGRFPYLAAGDVMEMEIDGLGRQRTELAPA from the coding sequence ATGCGGATCGGCCCGGTCGGCGCCGAACGGCCGGTGCTGTTCGACGGCACCGACCACTTCGACCTGAGCGGGGTCACCGCCGACATCGACGCGGCGTTCCTCGCCGGGGACCCCGTGGCGCGGGTGCGGGCGGCCGGTCCGCTGCCGCGTCTCGACGTGACCGGGGAGCGGGTCGGCGCGCCGATCGCCCGGCCCGGCGCGGTGCTCTGCATCGGGCAGAACTACGCCGCGCACGCCGCCGAGTCCGGCGTCGCCCCGCCCGAGCGGCCGATCCTGTTCCACAAACCACCCAACACCGTCGTCGGCCCGCACGACCGGGTGCTGATCCCCCGCGGCTCGACCCGGACCGACTGGGAGGTCGAGCTGGCCGTGGTGATCGGCAAACCGGCCCGCTACCTCGACTCGCCCGCCGAAGCCCTCGACCACGTGGCCGGATACGCGGTCGCCAACGACGTCTCCGAGCGGGACTACCAGTTCGCCGACCCCGGCGGCCAGTGGGCCACGGGCAAGTCGTGCGAGACCTTCAACCCGCTCGGCCCCTGGCTGGTCACCCCGGACGAGGTGGGCGACCCGCAGGCGCTGCGGCTGCGCTCGTGGGTCAACGGCGCGCCACGGCAGGACTCCCGCACCGCCGACATGATCTTCGACGTGGCGTACCTGATCTGGCACCTCTCCCAGTTCACCGTGCTCGAACCCGGCGACCTGGTCAACACCGGCACCCCGCAGGGGGTGGCGCTCTCCGGCCGGTTCCCCTACCTCGCCGCCGGCGACGTGATGGAGATGGAGATCGACGGACTCGGCCGGCAGCGCACCGAACTCGCACCGGCGTGA
- a CDS encoding GNAT family N-acetyltransferase, protein MTAPVAYRPATAADVPSLHATWAEAFDDAHVVRLWSGDPGRLPRTFVAVQAGTVVAAVYYLPRRIRDAAGGVDLVGGVANVATRLRARGRGHVRRLLDLAVTAMAADGCAWSLLFTGTPGVYASSGYRPFALRYPAGRPAAATATAPPAGWTVRAEPGVDWAELAPVHAAFNADRPLSTVRDADDWRLRVPVWYSPPTELLVARHRGRVAGYLAAHWAPGRVRVVETAALPDRPDALPALFRAVARAAAARDVRHCVARLPADPAIDAALPFLLAAPAAEADTTGMVRPVHATPDHVAAITAAPGAFHWPADYL, encoded by the coding sequence GTGACCGCCCCGGTCGCGTACCGTCCGGCCACCGCGGCGGACGTGCCGTCGCTGCACGCCACCTGGGCGGAGGCGTTCGACGACGCGCACGTCGTCCGGCTGTGGTCCGGCGACCCCGGCCGCCTTCCGCGTACCTTCGTGGCGGTGCAGGCCGGGACGGTCGTCGCCGCCGTCTACTACCTGCCCCGCCGGATCCGGGACGCCGCCGGCGGTGTCGACCTGGTCGGCGGCGTCGCCAACGTGGCCACCCGGCTCCGGGCGCGGGGGCGCGGGCACGTCCGCCGCCTGCTCGACCTGGCCGTCACGGCGATGGCCGCGGACGGCTGCGCCTGGTCGCTGCTGTTCACCGGCACGCCCGGCGTGTACGCGTCCAGCGGCTACCGGCCCTTCGCCCTGCGCTACCCGGCCGGGCGGCCGGCGGCGGCCACGGCCACGGCCCCACCGGCGGGCTGGACGGTGCGGGCGGAACCCGGGGTGGACTGGGCGGAGCTGGCCCCGGTGCACGCGGCGTTCAACGCCGACCGGCCGCTGAGCACCGTGCGGGACGCCGACGACTGGCGGCTCCGGGTGCCGGTCTGGTATTCCCCGCCCACCGAACTGCTGGTGGCCCGCCACCGGGGCCGGGTGGCGGGCTACCTGGCCGCGCACTGGGCTCCCGGGCGCGTCCGGGTGGTCGAGACCGCCGCCCTGCCCGACCGGCCGGACGCCCTGCCCGCCCTGTTCCGCGCCGTCGCCCGCGCCGCCGCCGCGCGCGACGTGCGGCACTGCGTGGCCCGGCTGCCCGCCGACCCGGCGATCGACGCCGCGCTGCCGTTCCTGCTGGCCGCCCCGGCGGCGGAGGCCGACACCACCGGGATGGTCCGGCCGGTCCACGCGACACCCGACCACGTCGCCGCGATCACGGCGGCGCCCGGGGCGTTCCACTGGCCGGCCGACTACCTGTGA
- a CDS encoding NAD(P)-dependent oxidoreductase, with the protein MTEKLTVSVLGTGIMGAAMARNLVRAGHAVRVWNRSAEKAAGTGATVADSPADAVRDADVIITMLYDGGTVRDVIGQAAPGLRAGALWLQTTTASLGDVAGLAATAAEHSVAFYDAPVLGTRQPAEAGQLTVLAAGPHAGRERLAPVLDAIAARVVWLGEDGARGDGTRLKLVANSWVLTVTHGAAEMLALAGALGVDPDRFFEVIGGGPLDMGYLHAKADLVRQGRLSPASFAVETAEKDARLIVAAGEDHGVRLDVVAAGAERFRRAAAQGHGGKDMGASYYASFTP; encoded by the coding sequence ATGACCGAAAAGTTGACCGTCAGCGTCCTGGGCACGGGCATCATGGGTGCCGCCATGGCCCGCAATCTCGTCCGAGCGGGGCACGCCGTGCGCGTGTGGAACCGGTCTGCGGAGAAGGCGGCGGGGACCGGCGCGACCGTGGCGGACTCGCCGGCCGACGCCGTCCGCGACGCCGACGTGATCATCACGATGCTGTACGACGGCGGCACGGTGCGCGACGTGATCGGGCAGGCCGCGCCGGGGCTGAGGGCGGGCGCGCTCTGGTTGCAGACGACCACCGCGAGCCTGGGCGACGTGGCCGGGCTCGCCGCGACCGCCGCCGAGCACTCGGTGGCCTTCTACGACGCGCCGGTGCTCGGCACCCGGCAGCCGGCCGAGGCCGGCCAGTTGACCGTGCTCGCCGCCGGGCCGCACGCCGGCCGGGAGCGGCTCGCCCCGGTGCTCGACGCGATCGCGGCCCGGGTGGTGTGGCTGGGCGAGGACGGCGCGCGGGGCGACGGCACCCGGTTGAAGCTGGTGGCCAACAGCTGGGTGCTCACGGTGACGCACGGCGCGGCGGAGATGCTCGCGCTGGCCGGGGCGCTCGGCGTCGACCCGGACCGCTTCTTCGAGGTGATCGGGGGCGGCCCGCTCGACATGGGCTACCTGCACGCCAAGGCCGACCTCGTGCGGCAGGGCCGGCTGTCGCCGGCGAGCTTCGCGGTGGAGACCGCCGAGAAGGACGCCCGGCTGATCGTCGCGGCGGGCGAGGACCACGGCGTACGCCTCGACGTGGTGGCCGCCGGCGCGGAGCGGTTCCGGCGCGCGGCGGCGCAGGGGCACGGCGGGAAGGACATGGGGGCGTCCTACTACGCCAGCTTCACCCCGTGA
- a CDS encoding PadR family transcriptional regulator, translated as MVSDDILRTHLQELRRGTVVVASLVALRRPDYGYALLQRLTDHGFPVDANTLYPLLRRLEEQGLLTSEWNTEESRPRKFYRTSDEGESVLRLLLADFSAVQRSLTGLIEGVAR; from the coding sequence GTGGTAAGCGACGACATCCTGCGGACCCATCTCCAGGAGCTGCGCCGGGGCACGGTGGTGGTGGCGAGCCTGGTCGCGCTGCGCCGACCCGACTACGGCTACGCCCTGCTCCAGCGGCTCACCGACCACGGCTTCCCCGTGGACGCCAACACGCTCTACCCTCTGCTGCGCCGACTGGAGGAGCAGGGCCTGCTGACCAGCGAGTGGAACACCGAGGAGAGCCGGCCCCGGAAGTTCTACCGGACCAGCGACGAGGGGGAATCGGTGCTGCGCCTGCTGCTCGCCGACTTCTCCGCCGTGCAGAGATCCCTCACCGGCCTGATCGAAGGAGTGGCCCGATGA
- a CDS encoding permease prefix domain 1-containing protein, translating to MSSLTDRYLAATLRAVPAPRRAEIADELRASIADMIDGRTDAGQDRETAEREVLTELGNPERLAARYADHRLQLIGPTYYLAWRRLLRLLLATVPIAIGALVAVLDAVDGGSVGSAIGVGVTTGIEVVVQVAFWVTLTFAVVERLSLPVHLPRWTVDQLPEDRPAGRAAPLADTAVSIAALVLLIAFLPWQHFRSWVRDDAGDHIPVLDPALWRFWLPALIALLVAEIALQVARHRAGRWTWPLVATKVTLDLAFAVPVAWLVLTDRLLNPEFVQRVDWLRDGANLDVVYTIALVAVVASLVRNTVAIAGQARRRAA from the coding sequence ATGAGTTCCCTGACCGACCGCTACCTCGCCGCCACGCTGCGGGCGGTGCCCGCCCCGCGCCGGGCGGAGATCGCCGACGAACTGCGGGCCTCCATCGCCGACATGATCGACGGCCGCACCGACGCCGGCCAGGACCGCGAGACCGCCGAACGCGAGGTGCTCACCGAGCTGGGCAACCCCGAACGGCTGGCCGCCCGGTACGCCGACCATCGCCTCCAGCTCATCGGCCCCACCTACTACCTGGCCTGGCGGCGGCTGCTGCGGCTGCTGCTCGCCACCGTGCCGATCGCCATCGGTGCCCTGGTGGCCGTGCTCGACGCCGTCGACGGCGGCAGCGTGGGCTCGGCCATCGGCGTCGGCGTCACCACCGGCATCGAGGTGGTCGTCCAGGTCGCCTTCTGGGTCACGCTCACCTTCGCGGTCGTCGAGCGGCTGAGCCTGCCGGTCCACCTGCCCCGGTGGACCGTCGACCAGCTCCCCGAGGACCGGCCGGCCGGGCGCGCCGCCCCGCTCGCCGACACGGCCGTGTCGATCGCGGCCCTGGTGCTCCTGATCGCGTTCCTGCCCTGGCAGCACTTCCGGTCCTGGGTGCGCGACGACGCGGGCGACCACATCCCGGTGCTCGACCCCGCGCTGTGGCGGTTCTGGCTGCCGGCGCTCATCGCCCTGCTGGTCGCCGAGATCGCCCTCCAGGTGGCCAGGCACCGGGCCGGCCGCTGGACCTGGCCGCTGGTCGCCACGAAGGTCACCCTCGACCTGGCGTTCGCGGTGCCGGTGGCCTGGCTCGTCCTCACCGACCGGCTGCTCAACCCCGAGTTCGTGCAGCGCGTCGACTGGCTGCGCGACGGCGCCAACCTCGACGTCGTCTACACGATCGCCCTGGTCGCGGTGGTGGCGTCGCTGGTGCGCAACACGGTGGCCATCGCCGGGCAGGCCCGCCGCCGGGCCGCCTGA
- a CDS encoding YebC/PmpR family DNA-binding transcriptional regulator — MSGHSKWATTKHKKAVIDAKRGKMFAKLIKNVEVAARTGGGDPAGNPTLYDAIQKAKKNSVPNDNIDRAVKRGSGLEAGGADWQTIMYEGYGPNGVAMLIECLTDNRNRAATEVRTALTRNGGSLADAGSVSYMFSRKGVVIVPKAGTSEDDVMLAVLDAGAEEVNDLGEAYEVVSEPGDLIAVRTALEDAGIEYESAESSLVPSVNVQLDEDGARKVFKLIDVLEDCDDVQNVYANFDVSDEVMAAVG; from the coding sequence ATGTCCGGCCACTCAAAGTGGGCGACCACCAAGCACAAGAAGGCCGTGATCGACGCCAAGCGCGGCAAGATGTTCGCCAAGCTGATCAAGAACGTCGAGGTCGCGGCCCGCACCGGCGGCGGCGACCCGGCCGGCAACCCGACGCTCTACGACGCCATCCAGAAGGCGAAGAAGAACTCCGTACCGAACGACAACATCGACCGGGCGGTCAAGCGCGGCTCCGGCCTGGAGGCCGGCGGCGCCGACTGGCAGACGATCATGTACGAGGGGTACGGCCCGAACGGCGTCGCGATGCTCATCGAGTGCCTCACCGACAACCGCAACCGGGCGGCGACCGAGGTGCGCACCGCGCTGACCCGCAACGGCGGTTCGCTCGCCGACGCCGGCTCGGTGTCGTACATGTTCTCCCGCAAGGGCGTGGTGATCGTCCCCAAGGCCGGCACCAGCGAGGACGACGTGATGCTGGCCGTCCTCGACGCGGGCGCGGAGGAGGTCAACGACCTCGGCGAGGCGTACGAGGTGGTCTCCGAGCCGGGCGACCTGATCGCGGTCCGCACCGCCCTGGAGGACGCCGGCATCGAGTACGAGTCGGCCGAGTCGTCCCTCGTCCCCAGCGTCAACGTGCAGCTGGACGAGGACGGCGCGCGCAAGGTCTTCAAGCTGATCGACGTCCTGGAGGACTGCGACGACGTGCAGAACGTCTACGCGAACTTCGACGTCTCCGACGAGGTCATGGCGGCGGTCGGCTGA
- the pdxT gene encoding pyridoxal 5'-phosphate synthase glutaminase subunit PdxT gives MTAAPAIGVLALQGDVREHVAALTGAGAHARPVRRPRELDAVDGLVIPGGESTTISKLADIFDMREPIDKRIAAGMPVYGSCAGMIMLATEVLDGRPDQRGFAGIEMTVRRNAFGRQVDSFEAPVAIAGVAGEPFHAVFIRAPWVERVGVGVDVLGEVTEGPAAGRIVAVRQGNLLATSFHPELTGDLRLHRYFVDLVRAA, from the coding sequence GTGACGGCAGCACCCGCCATCGGTGTGCTCGCGCTCCAGGGCGACGTCCGGGAGCACGTGGCGGCCCTGACCGGCGCGGGCGCGCACGCCCGCCCCGTACGCCGGCCGCGGGAGCTGGACGCGGTCGACGGCCTGGTCATCCCGGGCGGCGAGTCCACCACGATCAGCAAACTCGCCGACATCTTCGACATGCGCGAGCCGATCGACAAGCGGATCGCCGCCGGCATGCCGGTCTACGGCTCCTGCGCCGGCATGATCATGCTGGCCACCGAGGTGCTCGACGGCCGCCCCGACCAGCGGGGCTTCGCCGGCATCGAGATGACGGTCCGGCGCAACGCGTTCGGCCGGCAGGTCGACTCGTTCGAGGCCCCGGTGGCGATCGCCGGGGTCGCGGGGGAGCCGTTCCACGCGGTGTTCATCCGGGCGCCCTGGGTCGAGCGCGTCGGCGTCGGGGTCGACGTGCTCGGCGAGGTGACCGAGGGTCCGGCCGCCGGGCGGATCGTCGCGGTCCGGCAGGGCAACCTGCTGGCCACCTCCTTCCACCCCGAGCTGACCGGCGACCTGCGACTGCACCGCTACTTCGTGGACCTGGTGCGCGCCGCCTGA